One window from the genome of Candidatus Melainabacteria bacterium encodes:
- a CDS encoding universal stress protein: MGRARRSSPKSFNLDTAVGFSVLVWSPKIMRVIIAVDGSRASKDTIAAVLGRYWAAGTSFRILSVIPFPLSYDDELDDDENELLERQFQKRKNLIEARCRRYQRIIEQSLPHCSVHIQLKEGNPPPEIIKVASEWIAEKLIIGRFQSDTCDRCVWGSVSKAVTLRAPCAVDDVTGSSSHRDVRTAC; this comes from the coding sequence ATCGGCCGTGCCAGGCGCAGCTCTCCTAAGAGTTTTAATTTGGACACGGCCGTTGGTTTTTCTGTTTTGGTATGGAGTCCCAAGATAATGCGCGTTATCATTGCTGTAGACGGTTCAAGAGCAAGTAAAGATACAATCGCAGCGGTGCTAGGCAGATACTGGGCCGCAGGTACTAGCTTCAGAATTCTGTCTGTGATTCCTTTTCCACTCAGTTACGATGACGAACTCGATGATGATGAGAATGAACTTCTGGAAAGGCAGTTTCAGAAGCGCAAGAATCTCATTGAAGCTAGGTGTCGCAGGTATCAGAGAATTATCGAGCAGTCTCTGCCGCATTGCTCTGTTCATATTCAATTGAAAGAAGGAAATCCACCGCCTGAAATTATCAAAGTTGCCAGCGAGTGGATCGCGGAAAAATTGATAATCGGAAGGTTTCAATCAGACACCTGCGATCGCTGTGTTTGGGGATCGGTCTCCAAGGCAGTAACGCTGCGGGCACCATGCGCGGTTGATGATGTAACCGGTTCCAGTAGTCATCGAGACGTAAGAACTGCTTGCTAA